A single genomic interval of Nerophis lumbriciformis linkage group LG17, RoL_Nlum_v2.1, whole genome shotgun sequence harbors:
- the LOC133614501 gene encoding claudin-4-like, whose amino-acid sequence MALQEFGVSLTMIGVAGTILICALPMWKVTAFIGTRLVVMQVFWEGLWMTCVSEYTGQMQCKLYDALLDLSPDLQAARGLVCVSLVLGCLAFLVFLLGARCTKCLSHPGVKTRVVLGSGVVFCLAALASLVAVSWTANNVIRDFHNPRVPEVLKRELGAAIYIGFVTSGLMLCGGVILCASRPSPRTTFHSSGYTPARTSTHSGYAIKNYV is encoded by the coding sequence ATGGCTCTGCAGGAGTTTGGCGTCAGCCTGACCATGATAGGCGTGGCGGGCACCATCTTGATCTGCGCCCTGCCCATGTGGAAGGTGACGGCCTTCATCGGGACACGCCTGGTGGTCATGCAGGTGTTCTGGGAGGGTCTGTGGATGACGTGTGTCAGCGAGTACACGGGTCAGATGCAGTGCAAGCTCTACGACGCCCTCCTGGATCTGTCGCCCGACCTGCAGGCGGCGCGCGGCCTCGTCTGCGTCAGCCTGGTGCTGGGATGTCTCGCCTTCCTCGTCTTCCTGCTGGGGGCCCGCTGCACCAAGTGCCTGAGCCACCCCGGCGTCAAGACCCGAGTGGTGCTGGGGTCAGGGGTCGTCTTCTGCTTGGCGGCCCTGGCCTCGCTGGTGGCGGTGTCCTGGACGGCCAACAACGTCATCAGAGACTTCCACAACCCCCGCGTCCCTGAGGTGCTCAAGAGGGAGCTTGGGGCGGCCATTTATATTGGCTTTGTCACATCTGGCCTGATGCTGTGTGGGGGGGTCATTCTGTGTGCAAGCAGGCCGTCGCCGAGGACCACCTTCCATTCCAGTGGGTACACGCCAGCCAGGACTTCCACACACAGCGGCTACGCCATCAAGAACTACGTCTGA